One window of Biomphalaria glabrata chromosome 6, xgBioGlab47.1, whole genome shotgun sequence genomic DNA carries:
- the LOC106078025 gene encoding uncharacterized protein LOC106078025, which translates to MDLYITGIDSDASTIPETESDGDSDCDDEVTHAAVSTSDNYDTITISSDEESASQSIFQTQRSQATQSRDTEKFQSGVRNLWEELSKDETKMKFEIFIKRVCENRREKCINSKSEQTKSEQDKNLSTSSLSSEEDRINGSFQASRSPVFRSGSTTSRLSLRKSLRKTEGRAEVQCADSEANYLMVSSPTSLHPVTDKYKTSSSSLADDVSTASSDDTIIMNEPNKPNLFRCQAPYEKSSLTTANISMPSLNVMQDLSRSLEDTSDNPPDLTYYSKSFDLDKASKDQRSTVQCKASSSSSLLSSQMFTCSGTTQDDRCQANIEQCIEMLISSDEDLDNSHSTKPNQTFQTSTPNVIKTKSDLVQKDELSMVSLHNSSTHHHKRRLFSKPSAGKESVEKIINPNKAANVAQTIQNPLNTDINNLISQKQARQECNNENVAVNQQVIVISDNNQTDLAAYKEEQDQEDQTNNEVKYSMVDNVVHVFDSDDEELFLTQSVFDSPCKCQSGPCDDDNGDESEDLFGDDTSHDSDEAESIFDLANRLDNSTEDPLNDNILFNVQTQVDYVLDAQQEQSLTLSDRNIYLQETLVDDSSNDVFFITNTIEDNSLSFKKNKTYNHDNFLQETQPNTPTDIDHSTLNETTTNNALTKKTELEQSAKRTISEDCFLESTQIDDALEERNVMTQITAQIISDSSDSDIFLQETQLENNTLDDDIFSRTTQSDSSKPVAMEDSEDTMDPFDLATQVIGIKQETEFIQQTCSENISLNKNKLIFNSDTQIDEKISAVSSSKNNAFTCDTQIDLPSTHHPSNDSRDMDNLSNQQHMSHREDEDVKCFSLLAADYMRSTKTFPCEDFDIQGAYPKNCDSQRSIFDIETQVDHDKDSQNAQLCSASYTKTDRSSSVDFFTPTQVDSVTLKVELDSVTLAQKNSRPQKIKPTQIDLTEPTLEKDFLAPTQIDLTEPTLEKDFLAPTQIDLTEPTLEKDFLAPTQIDLTEPTLEKKDLTFPTVKKCKRLIMIPKLILSSEKDEDSSEESNLTEDAPNSPEKISNSTFNIQDLSNDLSDTKNKHHLDTLDIQGSSAGQLKKNAKGQDKLICSDSNDVTSIYNKNLTSHLNPVVFLEDCKASVNLLKRKSRTSSLNQEVVKKYKESSAKDSSNDRSLHRSFSHPSNKEKPCTQHKTVLMAGLGDCKIPDSLSQTKNTLTKKHKIENVHKDKISTVSKRLQDNSQIILENVSTSLGGNSKSVSRSATTACSETEKPLTHSVSLSHFRTNNQSHSISPWLNVNNEKHHSLGEAHRHLGYKSKHAKKRRNKALPTTSMDDVIRAAKQQKLNRELTHGKTARDRSSSMITNNVEDYEDVEMPCTQDILDQGLPILHDKLTVKKSKLNIESVESGGQSNANVKVKVSEACNIKNLDKKSTIVSPPVIIDKTLLTSGEIAIESHSVSSPELPSVPAASKDFVKLNVGRDRDVKAPSSSVSNVESVHLSTVSCVTSITTHTQSIMVSDVKKASITCQASTVASVAVTDSAVPSSKATSLVPDLARNSRNVHGTTLTSCLKSRQILTTQHDGLMSKGILKQSNKAPDKKLKVNFRESQNKIHTFQLTSQASSAVMPLLKETPQSNPESFTMTLVKILKWNVDWLEAYDGASNSTGKCKTPPPLLGPDKQYQRLRLYYESFNEYLTITTHLLLLEVWETVYQDWKERKHNRPKTIKVHLTSMPYHTEQSENKKRYLYSPLVVNILGVIPYKERYQVPTSGDLLRLKAWGLRKGISTKDPNWHEQFALVKSVKPLWNRNKKWLVENYPIFEKESAFKNDDIHIFELTLNIDYKVIFSNVKLMDIEKISTLRTTERQLQALSMLPNNPLCSHLLQPQQSSVYFHQPVNPDAHLLQRMNSEQAQAISTIKSAVERKEPKIFFLQGPAGTGKTHTILALVHHILLITNFQGRICIATPSNAAVDEIARRIIQFSNKLKDNKMKEISLVRVGNKDFLQPQVAPYYWETLINNHLIKEKAKQVPEALKKENQMYKDKILKIEQELTNPSLTRVQKVKKQEELASLKKQIKTLEKEFTSDKKPSPRERYQAKCHVLDNAHVICGTLSSFGIESLKEILNRTEQHRHNSQTFSCLIIDEATQAIEVDTLIPLQYKVTKVVLVGDHKQLPATVRSQKANELELSRSLFERLNLCFEKFHENPSQSSPIMMLTRQYRMHPEILSLPNNLFYDGKLETDEVVYKRNSLLAPYLVFDIEEGQESNNSRSIYNVPEAVCIARLCSLIMKTLKLKRETLCRCVGVICPYSEQKQAIVEQLRLSNLDGIEVNTVDGYQGQEKDVIIMSCVRAQSSPTTIGFISDKRRMNVALTRAKDAMYVLGHFGTLRVNDLWAELHEDARIRGLLVPIKDVKEFSCIAESKITLNSKKT; encoded by the exons ATGGATCTTTACATTACCGGTATTGACAGTGATGCCAGTACTATTCCAGAAACAGAAAGTGATGGCGATAGTGACTGTGATGATGAGGTTACACATGCAGCGGTCAGTACATCTGATAACTATGACACCATCACCATTTCTTCAGATGAAGAGAGTGCATCTCAAAGTATATTTCAAACCCAGAGGTCACAAGCCACACAAAGTAGAGACACTGAGAAATTTCAGTCCGGGGTGAGGAATCTTTGGGAGGAGCTCTCTAAAGATGAAACCAAgatgaaatttgaaatttttataaaacGGGTTTGTGAAAACAGAAGAGAGAAATGTATCAATTCAAAGTCAGAGCAAACCAAATCTGAACAAGATAAAAACCTCAGTACCTCCTCTCTGTCCTCAGAGGAGGATAGAATTAATGGAAGTTTTCAGGCCTCTAGATCACCTGTCTTCAGATCAGGTTCTACAACTTCAAgactaagtctaagaaaatCACTTAGAAAGACAGAAGGTAGGGCAGAAGTTCAGTGTGCAGATTCTGAGGCTAATTACTTAATGGTCTCTTCTCCAACTTCTTTACATCCAGTTacagataaatataaaacaagttCCAGTAGTCTTGCTGATGATGTAAGCACAGCTTCATCAGATGACACTATTATAATGAATGAACCAAATAAACCAAATTTGTTCAGATGTCAAGCTCCTTATGAAAAGTCATCTCTGACAACAGCTAACATTAGCATGCCCTCCCTAAATGTCATGCAGGATCTATCAAGATCGTTAGAAGACACAAGTGATAACCCCCCAGATTTGACATACTACTCTAAATCCTTTGACTTGGATAAAGCCTCTAAGGACCAAAGATCTACAGTACAATGTAAGGCTAGCAGTTCATCCAGTTTATTGTCATCTCAGATGTTCACCTGCAGCGGTACCACACAAGATGACAGATGTCAAGCAAATATAGAACAATGTATTGAAATGCTAATAAGTTCAGATGAAGATTTGGATAACTCACATTCTACCAAGCCTAACCAAACCTTTCAGACCTCCACACCAAAtgttatcaaaacaaaatctgatCTAGTTCAAAAAGATGAGCTCAGCATGGTCAGCTTGCATAACTCTTCCACCCACCATCACAAGAGAAGATTATTTTCTAAACCATCTGCTGGAAAGGAAAGtgtggaaaaaataattaatcctAATAAAGCAGCTAATGTTGCCCAGACTATACAAAATCCTTTAAATACTGACATTAACAATCTAATATCTCAGAAGCAGGCAAGGCAAGAATGCAATAATGAAAATGTTGCTGTTAACCAACAAGTAATTGTTATTTCTGACAATAACCAGACAGATCTGGCTGCTTATAAAGAAGAGCAAGATCAGGAGGATCAAACAAATAATGAGGTGAAATATTCCATGGTAGACAATGTAGTTCATGTTTTTGATTCTGATGATGAAGAGCTTTTTTTAACTCAGTCTGTATTTGACAGTCCTTGTAAATGTCAATCTGGGCCATGTGATGATGACAATGGAGATGAATCTGAAGACCTCTTTGGGGATGATACAAGCCATGACTCAGATGAAGCTGAAAGTATTTTTGATCTAGCCAATAGACTGGACAACTCAACAGAAGATCCATTGAATgacaatatattatttaatgttCAGACTCAAGTTGATTATGTACTAGATGCACAGCAAGAACAGAGTTTGACTCTATCTGACAGGAATATATATCTACAAGAGACTCTTGTTGATGATTCTTCAAATGATGTCTTTTTTATTACTAATACTATTGAAGATAATTCCTTATCATTTAAGAAAAATAAGACATATAACCATGATAATTTTCTGCAAGAAACACAACCAAATACACCTACAGATATAGATCATTCGACATTGAATGAAACAACTACTAATAATGCCTTAACAAAAAAGACTGAGTTGGAACAATCAGCAAAGAGAACTATATCAGAGGATTGTTTTCTTGAAAGCACACAAATAGATGATGCTCTAGAAGAAAGAAATGTCATGACTCAAATAACGGCTCAGATCATTTCTGATTCTTCTGACTCTGATATATTTTTACAAGAAACACAACtagaaaacaatacattagatgATGATATTTTTTCAAGAACCACACAATCAGATTCATCgaagcctgttgctatggaaGATTCAGAAGACACAATGGATCCTTTTGACTTGGCTACTCAGGTTATTGGCATAAAACAAGAAACGGAATTCATACAACAGACATGTagtgaaaatatttcattaaacaagaataagttaatttttaacTCAGACACTCAGATTGATGAAAAAATTTCTGCAGTTTCAAGCAGTAAGAATAATGCATTTACTTGTGATACTCAAATTGACCTACCATCAACACATCATCCTTCTAATGACAGTAGAGACATGGATAATCTTTCTAATCAGCAACACATGTCACACAGAGAGGATGAAGATGTGAAGTGTTTTTCTTTACTGGCTGCTGATTATATGAGAAGCACAAAAACTTTTCCTTGTGAAGACTTTGACATCCAGGGTGCTTATCCCAAAAATTGTGATAGTCAGCGGTCAATATTTGACATTGAAACACAGGTTGACCATGATAAAGATTCTCAAAATGCACAACTTTGTTCTGCAAGTTATACCAAAACAGACAGATCTAGTAGTGTAGATTTTTTTACACCCACTCAGGTAGATTCAGTGACTCTAAAAGTAGAATTGGATTCTGTGACACTTGCACAGAAAAATTCAAGGCCTCAGAAAATAAAACCAACACAAATAGACTTAACTGAGCCAACAttagaaaaagattttttggCACCAACACAAATAGACTTAACTGAGCCAACAttagaaaaagattttttggCACCAACACAAATAGACTTAACTGAGCCAACAttagaaaaagattttttggCACCAACACAAATAGACTTAACTGAGCcaacattagaaaaaaaagatctcaCTTTCCCTAcagttaaaaaatgtaaaagactTATTATGATTCCTAAACTAATATTAAGTTCTGAAAAAGATGAAGATTCATCAGAAGAATCAAATTTGACCGAAGATGCTCCAAATAGTCCAGAAAAAATATCAAATTCTACTTTTAATATTCAAGATTTAAGCAATGATCTAAGtgatacaaaaaataaacatcatctTGACACCTTAGACATCCAAGGCTCAAGTGCaggccaattaaaaaaaaatgccaaggGACAAGATAAATTAATATGTAGTGACAGCAATGATGTGACGTCTATATATAACAAGAATTTAACATCACATTTGAATCCAGTAGTATTTCTTGAGGATTGCAAAGCATCAGTCAACTTGTTGAAAAGGAAAAGTAGGACTAGTTCATTAAATCAAGaggttgtaaaaaaatataaagaatctTCTGCCAAAGACAGCAGCAATGATAGATCCTTGCACAGAAGCTTTTCTCACCCTAGCAATAAAGAGAAACCTTGTACTCAGCATAAAACTGTACTAATGGCTGGCTTAGGTGATTGTAAAATTCCAGATAGTTTgtcacaaacaaaaaacacactgACAAAAAAGCACAAAATAGAAAACgtacacaaagataaaatcagtaCAGTGTCGAAAAGGTTGCAAGACAACTCGCAAATAATTCTAGAAAATGTATCAACTTCTTTAGGAGGGAACAGTAAGAGTGTCAGTAGAAGTGCTACAACAGCATGTAGTGAAACTGAAAAGCCATTAACTCATTCAGTGTCGCTAAGTCATTTTAGGACTAACAATCAATCACATTCTATCTCACCCTGGTTAAATGTCAATAATGAAAAGCATCACTCACTGGGAGAGGCACATAGACATCTGGGTTACAAATCAAAACATGCAAAGAAGCGAAGAAACAAAGCTTTGCCTACTACATCAATGGATGATGTCATCAGGGCAGCCAAGCAGCAGAAACTTAATCGTGAGCTGACCCATGGTAAAACTGCCAGAGATCGATCATCATCCATGATTACCAATAATGTAGAGGATTATGAAGATGTTGAGATGCCATGCACACAAGACATACTGGACCAAGGGTTACCTATATTACATGACAAACTTACAGTGAAAAAGTCTAAATTAAATATAGAGTCTGTAGAATCTGGAGGCCAAAGTAATGCTAATGTGAAGGTCAAAGTAAGTGAAGCTTGCAACATTAAAAATCTTGACAAAAAGAGTACAATTGTGTCACCACCAGTCATAATAGACAAGACATTACTCACTTCTGGTGAAATAGCAATTGAATCTCATTCTGTATCTTCACCAGAACTGCCCAGTGTTCCTGCAGCCAGTAAAGACTTTGTCAAGTTGAACGTGGGTAGAGATAGAGATGTAAAAGCTCCTTCCTCATCAGTTTCCAATGTAGAATCAGTTCACCTTTCCACAGTCAGTTGTGTTACTTCTATCACAACACATACACAGTCTATAATGGTTTCTGATGTCAAAAAGGCATCAATTACTTGTCAAGCATCGACAGTAGCATCTGTAGCAGTTACAGATTCAGCAGTTCCATCTTCAAAAGCAACATCACTTGTGCCAGATCTTGCAAGAAATTCTAGAAATGTTCATGGTACCACTCTTACTAGCTGCTTAAAATCCCGCCAGATTCTGACAACACAGCATGATGGACTGATGTCTAAAGGAATTTTAAAACAGTCCAATAAAGCTCCAGACAAAAAGCTCAAAGTCAACTTCAGGGagtcacaaaataaaatacatacttTTCAATTGACTTCTCAAGCCTCATCTGCAGTTATGCCTCTACTGAAGGAAACCCCTCAGTCAAACCCAGAAAGCTTCACAATGACCCTTGTGAAAATACTGAAATGGAATGTCGACTGGCTTGAAGCATATG ATGGAGCATCCAATTCTACTGGCAAATGCAAGACTCCACCACCACTTCTGGGTCCAGATAAACAATACCAACGTTTAAGACTTTATTATGAGTCATTTAATGAATATTTAACAATTACAACACACCTTTTACTTCTAGAAGTTTGGGAAACT GTCTATCAGGATTGGAAAGAGAGAAAACACAATAGGCCTAAAACCATCAAAGTTCATCTGACTTCAATGCCTTATCATACAGAAcaatcagaaaataaaaagagatatCTGTATTCCCCTCTTGTTGTTAACATATTAG GTGTGATTCCATATAAAGAGCGCTATCAAGTTCCCACATCTGGAGATTTGCTGCGGTTAAAAGCATGGGGTTTACGTAAAGGCATCTCAACAAAAGATCCTAATTGGCATGAACAGTTTGCCTTGGTGAAAAGTGTTAAACCATTGTGGAATCGGAATAAAAAATGGTTAGTTGAAAACTATCCAATCTTTGAAAAAG AGTCAGCTTTCAAAAATGATGACATCCATATTTTTGAATTGACTCTGAATATTGATTATAAAGTCATCTTTTCTAATGTCAAACTGATGGACATTGaa AAAATTTCCACTTTGAGGACAACAGAAAGACAACTCCAGGCTCTCTCTATGTTGCCTAATAACCCATTGTGTTCACATCTGCTGCAGCCCCAACAGTCCAGTGTTTACTTTCACCAACCTGTAAATCCTGATGCTCATTTATTA CAAAGAATGAACAGCGAGCAGGCCCAGGCTATCAGCACCATCAAGTCTGCTGTTGAACGAAAAGagccaaaaatattttttttacaaggacCTGCTGGAACTGGGAAAACTCACACAATATTGGCTCTGGTACATCATATTTTGTTG aTCACAAATTTTCAAGGAAGAATTTGTATAGCTACACCATCCAATGCTGCAGTGGATGAGATTGCCCGGCGAATTATTCAGTTTTCAAATAAACTCAAAGATAACA aaatgaaagaaatatcCCTTGTTAGAGTTGGAAACAAGGACTTTCTCCAGCCTCAAGTTGCACCCTATTATTGGGAGACTCTCATTAATAACCATTTGATCAAAG aaaaagcaaaacaagTGCCAGAGGCtctgaaaaaagaaaatcagaTGTATAAAGATAAAATCCTAAAAATAGAACAAGAGCTGACAAATCCTTCTTTGACACGTGTTCAG AAAGTAAAAAAGCAGGAGGAACTTGCCTcattaaagaaacaaataaaaacacttgaAAAAGAGTTTACCAGTGATAAG AAGCCTTCACCTAGAGAGAGATATCAAGCCAAATGTCATGTCTTAGATAATGCACATGTCATTTGTGGCACTCTCAGTAGCTTTGGCATTGAGAGTCTGAAGGAAATACTTAATCGTACTGAGCAACACAGACATAATTCTCAAACATTTAGTTGTTTGATTATAGATGAG GCAACACAAGCCATTGAAGTGGACACCTTGATACCTTTACAATACAAAGTAACTAAAGTGGTACTTGTAGGAGACCATAAACAGCTACCAGCTACAGTTAGGTCACAG aaagccAATGAGCTAGAGTTGAGCAGATCTCTGTTTGAAAGGTTGaatctttgttttgaaaagttcCATGAAAATCCATCCCAGAGCTCTCCAATCATGATGCTGACCAGGCAGTACAGAATGCATCCTGAAATCCTCTCGCTGCCCAACAATCTCTTTTATGATGGAAAACTAGAAACTGATGA GGTGGTCTACAAGAGAAACTCACTTCTTGCTCCATATTTGGTGTTTGATATTGAGGAAGGACAAGAGTCCAATAACTCAAG ATCAATCTACAATGTACCAGAAGCAGTTTGCATAGCCAGACTTTGTTCATTAATtatgaaaactttaaaattgaAGAGGGAAACATTATGCAGATGTGTAGGAGTTATTTGCCCTTACTCTGAGCAAAAGCAAGCCATTGTTGAACAGTTACGCTTAAG caatCTTGACGGAATAGAAGTAAATACAGTAGATGGCTATCAAGGTCAGGAGAAAGATGTGATAATAATGTCCTGTGTGAGAGCACAAAGTAGTCCAACAACTATTGG ttttatttCTGATAAAAGAAGAATGAATGTGGCACTTACAAGAGCTAAAGATGCTATGTATGTTTTGGGACATTTTGGTACATTA AGAGTGAATGACCTTTGGGCTGAGCTGCATGAAGATGCCAGGATTAGAGGACTTCTTGTACCCATCAAAGATGTGAAGGAATTTTCCTGTATAGCAGAAAGTAAAATTACTTTGAACAGCAAGAAAACCTAA